From a region of the Sesamum indicum cultivar Zhongzhi No. 13 linkage group LG3, S_indicum_v1.0, whole genome shotgun sequence genome:
- the LOC105159312 gene encoding zingipain-2 isoform X1: protein MRWLLPFMHLLLLFFQLPTCKSSSISHLFDSWCKEYGKTYASEQEKQQRFKVFEQNYEYVTLHNARPNSSYTLSLNAFADLTNHEFKAKYLGLSLSASNLAIRLNSEQVGIEGPDLVKESDLPSSVDWRKQGAVTEVKDQGSCGACWSFSTTGAVEGINKIVTGSLISLSEQELIDCDKSYNDGCGGGLMDYAYQFIIKNKGIDTEKDYPYQGREGTCKKEKLKKHVVTIDSYADITAKNEKKLQQAVATQPVSVGICGSEKSFQLYSGGIFTGPCSASLDHAVLIVGYDSKDGQDYWIIKNSWGRYWGMDGYMHMQRNTGNGEGLCGINLLASYPIKTSPNPPPSPPPGPVRCNLFTYCSSGETCCCTRDIFGICLKWKCCGAESAVCCQDRRSCCPHDYPVCDTKRNMCLKWIGNSTVAQPLAQERISASQVAEAFL from the exons ATGCGTTGGTTATTGCCTTTTATGCATCTTCTACTGCTGTTTTTCCAACTGCCCACATGCAAATCTTCATCAATTTCTCATCTTTTTGATAGTTGGTGCAAAGAATATGGGAAAACATACGCTTCCGAGCAAGAAAAACAGCAGAGGTTCAAAGTATTCGAGCAAAACTATGAATATGTTACTCTGCATAATGCAAGGCCTAATTCCTCTTACACGCTCTCTCTCAATGCCTTCGCTGATCTCACTAACCATGAGTTCAAGGCCAAATATTTGGGGCTTTCGCTCTCTGCAAGCAACTTAGCTATCAGATTGAATAGTGAGCAGGTTGGCATTGAAGGGCCCGATCTTGTGAAAGAATCTGATCTTCCATCTTCTGTTGATTGGAGGAAACAAGGGGCTGTTACTGAAGTGAAAGATCAGGGCAGTTGTG GTGCATGCTGGTCATTCTCAACCACCGGTGCAGTTGAAGGCATTAATAAGATTGTGACAGGATCTCTCATCAGTCTGTCTGAACAAGAGCTAATTGATTGTGACAAATCTTATAATGATGGCTGTGGGGGAGGACTCATGGATTACGCTTatcaattcataataaaaaataaagggatcGATACGGAGAAGGATTACCCCTATCAAGGCCGTGAAGGAACTTGCAAGAAAGAGAAA CTGAAAAAACACGTTGTAACCATTGATAGTTATGCTGATATAACTGCCAAAAATGAGAAGAAGCTACAGCAGGCTGTCGCCACTCAACCTGTCAGTGTTGGTATATGTGGTAGTGAAAAATCATTCCAATTGTACTCGGGG GGGATATTTACAGGCCCATGCTCCGCTTCTTTGGATCATGCAGTACTAATCGTGGGTTATGATTCTAAAGATGGACAGGATTATTGGATTATAAAGAATTCATGGGGAAGATACTGGGGAATGGATGGCTATATGCACATGCAAAGAAATACTGGGAACGGAGAGGGGCTCTGCGGAATCAACTTGCTGGCATCGTATCCTATCAAGACGAGCCCAAATCCTCCTCCCTCTCCGCCCCCTGGTCCTGTCAGATGTAACCTTTTCACTTATTGCTCCAGTGGTGAAACCTGTTGCTGTACCCGAGATATTTTTGGAATATGCTTGAAATGGAAATGTTGTGGAGCAGAATCGGCTGTCTGTTGCCAAGACCGCCGTTCTTGTTGTCCACATGATTATCCTGTTTGTGACACTAAAAGGAATATGTGCCTCAAG TGGATTGGGAATTCTACAGTAGCACAGCCACTTGCCCAGGAAAGAATTTCTGCAAGTCAGGTGGCTGAAGCTTTCTTATGA
- the LOC105159312 gene encoding cysteine proteinase RD21A isoform X2: MRWLLPFMHLLLLFFQLPTCKSSSISHLFDSWCKEYGKTYASEQEKQQRFKVFEQNYEYVTLHNARPNSSYTLSLNAFADLTNHEFKAKYLGLSLSASNLAIRLNSEQVGIEGPDLVKESDLPSSVDWRKQGAVTEVKDQGSCGACWSFSTTGAVEGINKIVTGSLISLSEQELIDCDKSYNDGCGGGLMDYAYQFIIKNKGIDTEKDYPYQGREGTCKKEKGIFTGPCSASLDHAVLIVGYDSKDGQDYWIIKNSWGRYWGMDGYMHMQRNTGNGEGLCGINLLASYPIKTSPNPPPSPPPGPVRCNLFTYCSSGETCCCTRDIFGICLKWKCCGAESAVCCQDRRSCCPHDYPVCDTKRNMCLKWIGNSTVAQPLAQERISASQVAEAFL; this comes from the exons ATGCGTTGGTTATTGCCTTTTATGCATCTTCTACTGCTGTTTTTCCAACTGCCCACATGCAAATCTTCATCAATTTCTCATCTTTTTGATAGTTGGTGCAAAGAATATGGGAAAACATACGCTTCCGAGCAAGAAAAACAGCAGAGGTTCAAAGTATTCGAGCAAAACTATGAATATGTTACTCTGCATAATGCAAGGCCTAATTCCTCTTACACGCTCTCTCTCAATGCCTTCGCTGATCTCACTAACCATGAGTTCAAGGCCAAATATTTGGGGCTTTCGCTCTCTGCAAGCAACTTAGCTATCAGATTGAATAGTGAGCAGGTTGGCATTGAAGGGCCCGATCTTGTGAAAGAATCTGATCTTCCATCTTCTGTTGATTGGAGGAAACAAGGGGCTGTTACTGAAGTGAAAGATCAGGGCAGTTGTG GTGCATGCTGGTCATTCTCAACCACCGGTGCAGTTGAAGGCATTAATAAGATTGTGACAGGATCTCTCATCAGTCTGTCTGAACAAGAGCTAATTGATTGTGACAAATCTTATAATGATGGCTGTGGGGGAGGACTCATGGATTACGCTTatcaattcataataaaaaataaagggatcGATACGGAGAAGGATTACCCCTATCAAGGCCGTGAAGGAACTTGCAAGAAAGAGAAA GGGATATTTACAGGCCCATGCTCCGCTTCTTTGGATCATGCAGTACTAATCGTGGGTTATGATTCTAAAGATGGACAGGATTATTGGATTATAAAGAATTCATGGGGAAGATACTGGGGAATGGATGGCTATATGCACATGCAAAGAAATACTGGGAACGGAGAGGGGCTCTGCGGAATCAACTTGCTGGCATCGTATCCTATCAAGACGAGCCCAAATCCTCCTCCCTCTCCGCCCCCTGGTCCTGTCAGATGTAACCTTTTCACTTATTGCTCCAGTGGTGAAACCTGTTGCTGTACCCGAGATATTTTTGGAATATGCTTGAAATGGAAATGTTGTGGAGCAGAATCGGCTGTCTGTTGCCAAGACCGCCGTTCTTGTTGTCCACATGATTATCCTGTTTGTGACACTAAAAGGAATATGTGCCTCAAG TGGATTGGGAATTCTACAGTAGCACAGCCACTTGCCCAGGAAAGAATTTCTGCAAGTCAGGTGGCTGAAGCTTTCTTATGA